The sequence below is a genomic window from Streptomyces sp. V1I1.
AGCGCGCGGCGTACCGCGAGAAGACCGGACCCGCGATGATCACGGTCGGGATGGCGACCAGCACACCCAGCGCCAGCGTGACGCCGAGGTTGGCACCGATGGCGTCGATCGCCACCAGCGGTCCGGGGTGCGGCGGAACCAGCCCGTGCATCACGGAGAGACCGGCCAGCGCCGGGATGCCGATCCGCATCAGGGAGTAGTTGCCGCGCTTGGCGACGAGCAGCACCACCGGGATCAGCAGCACGATGCCGACCTCGAAGAAGAGCGGCAGCCCGATCACCGAGGCGATCAGCACCATCGCCCAGGGCATAGCGCGCCCGCCGGCCTTTGCGAGGATCGTGTCGACGATCTCGTCCGCGCCGCCCGAGTCGGCGAGCAGCTTGCCGAGGATCGCACCGAGCGCGATCAGCACGCCCACACCGGCGACCGTGGCGCCGAGACCCGTGGTGAAGCTGACGATGGTCTTGTCCAGCGGGGCGCCGGCGAACGCGCCGAGCGCCAGTGAGCCAATGGTCAGCGCCAGGAAGGCGTGGACCTTGAACTTGGTGATGAGCAGGACGATGACGGCAATGCCCGCGAGAACGGCTATGCCCAACTGCGCGTTGCCGGCCGAAGTGATCGTTTCGGTGGCGTCCGCTGCCAGCGTCTCGACGCTGAGACTGGTCACGGTGGCTTCCTTAGCTATCGAGCGCTGCCGAGCCGGCGCAGCGCGGCGGCGGCCCGTTCGGTGATTTCTTCGGGGGTGCCGGACACGTCGACGGCGACGCCCGCCTCGTCGCCGCCCAGCGGCTGCAGCGTGGCGAACTGCGAGTCCAGCAGCGCGGCGGGCATGAAGTGGCCCTTGCGCTCCGACATCCGCTGCTCGATGAGCGCGCGGTCGCCGGTGAGGTGGAGGAAGACGGCCTCCGGTGCGGCGGCCCGCAGCCGGTCGCGGTAGCTCCGCTTGAGCGCGGAGCTGGAGACCACTCCGCCGAGGCCCGCCCGCCCGTGCGCCCACTGCCCTATGGCGTCGAGCCATGGCCACCGGTCCGCGTCGTCGAGCGGGATGCCGGCGGACATCTTGGCGATGTTCGCCGGGGGATGGAAATCGTCGCCCTCGGCGTACGGGACGCCCAGTGCGGCGGCGAGCAGGGGACCGATCGTGGTCTTGCCGGTGCCTGCCACGCCCATCACCACAACGACGTGGGGGGTGCTCATTACGTACCTCGCTGTCTTCGCCGACATCGGTGTCGACTTCCGGCCGTCGCGCTACTGAAACCCATTAGGTACGACGTATTCAAGAGGTCGGGATATAAACGTCATACTTTTTGTTCCCGAACCGTGCCCCGTACTCTTGCCCCATGACCACAGAGGGCCAGGGGCTTCATACGCATGTGCTGGACACCCTCGGTCTCGCGATCACCGCGGGCGCGTACCCGCAGGGCAGTGTTCTGCGCACCGACGAGGTGGCACAGCGCTTCGACGTCTCGCGCACCGTCGTCCGCGAAGTGGTCCGTGTCCTCGAGTCGATGCACCTCGTGGAGTCCCGGCGCCGGGTCGGCGTGACCGTGCGTCCCACCGAGGAGTGGAACGTCTACGACCCGCGCGTCATCCGGTGGCGGCTGGCCGGCGCCGACCGCCCGCGCCAGCTGCGCTCCCTCACCGTGCTCCGCTCCGCGATCGAGCCGGTCGCGGCAGGGCTGGCCGCCCGCAACGCCACCCCCGAGCAGTGCGCCGAGCTCACCGAGTGCGCCCTGGGGATGGTCGCCACCTCGCGCGGACACCAGCTCGAGGGATATCTGGAGCACGACATCGCCTTCCACCGCGTGGTGCTCAACGCCTCGGGCAATGAGATGTTCGCGCGCCTCGGCGATGTGGTGGCCGAGGTCCTCGCGGGCCGTACGCACCACCAGGTGATGTTCGACGATCCCGATCCGGCGGCCGTGACCCTGCATGTCCAGGTGGCCGAGGCGGTCCGCGAAGGCGACGCCGCACGGGCCGAGGAGATCACCCGCCAGATCGCCGTCGGGGCGCTCGCGGAGCTGGACGTACTGGCGCCCTGAGAATCCGGCGGGCGCGGAACCCTGAGTGGCGAGTCCCGGCGTGACCTTGGTTTACTGCGCCGTAACCTCTGAAACACCTCAGATCTATCCCTGCGTGACGTTGGCCACTGCCAAAATCGCAGGGTTGCCCTGATTATGTGCCCGTCGGGCCATGCCACGGTGACGACCCCCCACCGGCTTACGGCCGGGACCGACCACCGTCCCCTCACGAAGGCGAACAGCTCCATGACTGACCGCACCACGACTGCGGCCGACACGCTCGCCGCCGGGGCACCGGCGACGAACTCCCCCCACGTGGACGCCGGCGACGCCGGCTACAGCAAGGACCTCAAGTCCCGCCACATCAACATGATCGCGATCGGCGGGGCGATAGGCACCGGCCTGTTCCTCGGCGCCGGTGGCCGGATGGCCGGCGCGGGCCCCTCCCTCGCCATCGCCTACGCCGTCTGCGGCGTCTTCGCGTTCTTCGTCGTACGTGCGCTCGGCGAGCTGGTCCTCTACCGGCCGTCCTCGGGCGCCTTCGTCTCGTACGCGCGTGAGTTCATGGGCGAGAAGGGCGCCTTCGCGGCCGGCTGGCTCTACTTCCTCAACTGGTCGACCACCGCGATCGCCGACATCACCGCGGCCGCCACGTACGCCCACTTCTGGGCGATGTTCAGCGACATCCCGCAGTGGGTCCTCGCGCTGATCGCGCTCGCGGTCGTCCTGACCGCCAACCTCATCTCGGTGAAGTACTTCGGCGAGATGGAGTTCTGGTTCGCGATCATCAAGGTCGCCGCGCTGGTCGCCTTCATGCTCGTCGGCATCTTCCTGGTGGTCACCCAGCACCCGGTCGACGGCCACACCCCCGGCTTCTCGACCATCACCGACAACGGTGGCATCTTCCCGATGGGCATGCTGCCGATGCTGCTGGTGATCCAGGGCGTCGTCTTCGCGTACGCCTCCGTCGAGCTGTGCGGCGTCACGGCGGGCGAGACCCAGAACCCCGAGAAGATCATGCCCAAGGCGATCAACTCGATCATGTGGCGCGTCGGTCTGTTCTACGTCGGCTCCGTGGTGCTGCTCGCGCTGATCCTCCCGTACACGGCGTACTCCGGGGACCAGAGCCCCTTCGTCACGGTCATGGACAAGCTCGGGGTCCCGGGCGCGGCCGGCGTGATGAACCTCGTGGTGCTGACCGCGGCCCTGTCCAGCCTGAACTCCGGGCTGTACTCCACCGGCCGCATCCTGCGCTCCATGGCCCTGTCGGGCTCCGCGCCCAAGTTCACCGGCCGGATGAACAAGGGCCAGGTGCCCTACGGCGGCATCCTGCTGACCGCCGGCTTCGGAGTGCTGGGCGTCGGGCTCAACTACCTCATGCCCGGCCAGGCCTTCGAGATCGTGCTGAACTTCGCCTCGATCGGCATCCTCGGCACCTGGGGCATGATCATGCTCTGTTCGCTGCTGTTCTGGCACCGCTCGCAGGACGGCCGGGTCACACGGCCCTCGTACCGGCTGCCCTGGGCCCCGTACACCCAGATCGTCACGCTGTTCTTCCTCGCCTCCGTGGCGTTCCTGATGTGGTGGGGCGGCGGCGTGGGCCGTACGACCGTGATGTGCCTGCCGCTGATCGCGGCGGCGCTGGTGGGCGGCTGGTTCGTCGTACGCGGCCGGGTGAAAGCCCTCGCGGCGGAGCGCCAGGACGCCTGACACCTTCTTTGCGCCTAAACCGGCGCCGCTTTCAGCCGCAGCCGGCTCTCGAAGCGGTACGGCTCTCCCGTCACCGGATCGGTGAACTCCAGCACTTTCGCGAGGAGTTGAAGAGGACGGGAGTAGTCGTCGGGCCCGGGCTCCTGGACGACCGGATAGACCGGGTCGTTCAGGAGCGGCAGCCCCAGGCTGTTCATATGGACCCGCAGCTGATGGGTTCGGCCGGTGGCCGGCAGCAGCCGGTACCGGCCGAGCCCGGCCCGGTGCCCGAGGAGTTCGATCCGGCTCTCGCTGTTCGGCTCGCCCGGCTCCTCGCGGGCGGCCATCACCCCGCGCTCCTTCACGATCCTGCTGCGTACGGTCACGGGCAGGGCGAGCGCCGGGTCGTACCCCGCCACCGCCTCGTACTCCTTGCGCACCAGCCGGTCGCGGAACAGCGTCTGGTACGCGCCCCGGTCCGTGGGCCGTACGACAAAGAGTGCGAGCCCCGCGGTCAGCCGGTCCAGCCGGTGCGCGGGCTGCAGCTCGGGCAGCTCCAGATCGCGGCGCAACCGGGCCAGCGCAGTCTCGGTGATGTGCCGGCCGCGCGGGGTGGTGGCGAGGAAGTGGGGCTTGTCCGCGATTACCAGACGCTCGTCCCGGTGGACGATCCCGACCTCGAAGGGGACGCGCTCCTCGGGCGCGAAGTCCCGGTGGAACCAGAGATACCGCCCCGCGGTGTACGGCTCGTCGGCGGCGACCGGACCGTCCGCGGAGACGATGCGCCCCTCCCGGAACATGGCGTCGACCTGCTCCGCCCCGATGGCGTCGGCGTACCGCGTGGCGAGATGGTCGTACACCGTCTTCCACATGCCCTCCGGATCGGCGGGCAGCCGCAGCCGCACCGGGTCGATGCCGTCGCGCTGGGGGAGCGGCGCGGGCGGGGCCTTGCGTCTGCGTCTCACCGACGTGACTGTATGCCCACTGCATCGGATGTCTGCGGAACGGGGGCCGGGGCGGCCGCCGTGGAGCCGACGTCGTGCCGGAGCAGCAGCACGACCGCCGGAATGGGGAAGAGCAGCAGGAAGAGATTGGGGATCCACCAGGTCGGCGACCAGTCGCCACGCAGCGCCCAGAAGGCGACGGCCTGGAGTCCTGCGGTGCTGGTGAGCGTCAGAGAGATGAGCATCAGGGGCCGCCAGGCGGGCCGGTGCCGACCGCCGGTGCCCTCGGCGGCGCGGTCGCGGGCAGTGAAGAGGCGATCCACTACCTCAAGCACCACGCCCGCAGCCTGATGTTCAGTGCTTCGATGACCCCGGCCAGCACGGCGGCCGCGCTGACCGCGCTGCGGATCCTGCGCGACGAGCCCGAACTCGTCGACTCCTTACAAGCCAACGCCGACCATGTACGCCGCGGTCTCGCCGCCGCCGGAGTGCAGACCGGGGCGAGCACCACACCGATCATCCCGATACCGACGCCCGGGGGCATGGAGACCCTCTCCACCTGGCACCGGCTCATCGAACGCGGCATCTATGTGAACCCGGTCCTGCCGCCCGCCGCCTCACCTCGGCTGCGTACGAGCTTCATGGCCACCCACACCGTCGACCAACTGGACCGGGTCATCGAGGCGTTCGCGGAAGAGGCCGAGCTGATCAGTCCCTGATGTCCGTTCGTCGGTGGTGGAACACGTCCTGGGTGAACTGGCCGACGAGGGCGTCAAGCTGGAGACCGAGGACTACCGGTTGCTGGTGAACCCGACCGGCCGCTTCGAGATCGGCGGCCCGATGGGCGACGCGGGCCTCACCGGCCGGAAGATCATCGTCGATACGTACGGCGGCATGGCCCGCCACGGCGGTGGCGCATTCTCCGGCAAGGACCCCTCCAAGGTGGACCGTTCGGCCGCGTACGCCATGCGATG
It includes:
- a CDS encoding gluconokinase; the encoded protein is MSTPHVVVVMGVAGTGKTTIGPLLAAALGVPYAEGDDFHPPANIAKMSAGIPLDDADRWPWLDAIGQWAHGRAGLGGVVSSSALKRSYRDRLRAAAPEAVFLHLTGDRALIEQRMSERKGHFMPAALLDSQFATLQPLGGDEAGVAVDVSGTPEEITERAAAALRRLGSAR
- a CDS encoding FadR/GntR family transcriptional regulator; its protein translation is MTTEGQGLHTHVLDTLGLAITAGAYPQGSVLRTDEVAQRFDVSRTVVREVVRVLESMHLVESRRRVGVTVRPTEEWNVYDPRVIRWRLAGADRPRQLRSLTVLRSAIEPVAAGLAARNATPEQCAELTECALGMVATSRGHQLEGYLEHDIAFHRVVLNASGNEMFARLGDVVAEVLAGRTHHQVMFDDPDPAAVTLHVQVAEAVREGDAARAEEITRQIAVGALAELDVLAP
- a CDS encoding amino acid permease encodes the protein MTDRTTTAADTLAAGAPATNSPHVDAGDAGYSKDLKSRHINMIAIGGAIGTGLFLGAGGRMAGAGPSLAIAYAVCGVFAFFVVRALGELVLYRPSSGAFVSYAREFMGEKGAFAAGWLYFLNWSTTAIADITAAATYAHFWAMFSDIPQWVLALIALAVVLTANLISVKYFGEMEFWFAIIKVAALVAFMLVGIFLVVTQHPVDGHTPGFSTITDNGGIFPMGMLPMLLVIQGVVFAYASVELCGVTAGETQNPEKIMPKAINSIMWRVGLFYVGSVVLLALILPYTAYSGDQSPFVTVMDKLGVPGAAGVMNLVVLTAALSSLNSGLYSTGRILRSMALSGSAPKFTGRMNKGQVPYGGILLTAGFGVLGVGLNYLMPGQAFEIVLNFASIGILGTWGMIMLCSLLFWHRSQDGRVTRPSYRLPWAPYTQIVTLFFLASVAFLMWWGGGVGRTTVMCLPLIAAALVGGWFVVRGRVKALAAERQDA
- a CDS encoding RluA family pseudouridine synthase; this translates as MRRRRKAPPAPLPQRDGIDPVRLRLPADPEGMWKTVYDHLATRYADAIGAEQVDAMFREGRIVSADGPVAADEPYTAGRYLWFHRDFAPEERVPFEVGIVHRDERLVIADKPHFLATTPRGRHITETALARLRRDLELPELQPAHRLDRLTAGLALFVVRPTDRGAYQTLFRDRLVRKEYEAVAGYDPALALPVTVRSRIVKERGVMAAREEPGEPNSESRIELLGHRAGLGRYRLLPATGRTHQLRVHMNSLGLPLLNDPVYPVVQEPGPDDYSRPLQLLAKVLEFTDPVTGEPYRFESRLRLKAAPV
- a CDS encoding DUF5360 family protein; its protein translation is MLISLTLTSTAGLQAVAFWALRGDWSPTWWIPNLFLLLFPIPAVVLLLRHDVGSTAAAPAPVPQTSDAVGIQSRR
- a CDS encoding aminotransferase class I/II-fold pyridoxal phosphate-dependent enzyme codes for the protein MPTAGALGGAVAGSEEAIHYLKHHARSLMFSASMTPASTAAALTALRILRDEPELVDSLQANADHVRRGLAAAGVQTGASTTPIIPIPTPGGMETLSTWHRLIERGIYVNPVLPPAASPRLRTSFMATHTVDQLDRVIEAFAEEAELISP